One region of Sulfurisphaera ohwakuensis genomic DNA includes:
- a CDS encoding MFS transporter, translating to MKNYIHATIVSTLAWAGNIYDLLLLTFVYSFFEKVYGLNYFDFSILFALGLIGRAIGGTYFGRLADKIGRKPILAIGTAGYSVFQIILAFSPNSLILFVARFLQGIFMGAQWTAGTVLAYENAPANLRGIVTGIVQAGYGIGYALTGLTYIILENEPRLFLITGALPLILLPYIKIINETKFSSFTFKPRYNDYLSLLIKATAGMSGMFLAYFSVFGNYTLVAEKYLNMNSITLGLLITLSNLGLAASFILFGRLADKVDKRKLIYIGVSGLLVSLPLAVPIFIKSIIISEIGILIYAFSTGFWPLMPLLLAEAVPTEVRGMLSGLSYNIGGFVGGIGNIILGIIEIELGLRALIDTINFFGFFALALVLVSVITWPKSKSPTIIYSD from the coding sequence ATGAAAAATTATATCCATGCTACAATAGTATCTACTTTAGCGTGGGCTGGAAATATTTACGATTTGTTATTATTAACATTTGTCTATTCGTTCTTCGAAAAAGTTTATGGTCTTAATTATTTTGACTTCTCAATTCTTTTCGCTTTAGGTCTTATTGGTAGAGCTATTGGCGGGACATATTTTGGAAGATTAGCAGATAAAATTGGAAGGAAACCAATTTTAGCCATTGGGACAGCTGGTTATTCTGTCTTTCAGATTATACTAGCTTTTTCACCAAATTCTCTAATTCTCTTTGTAGCAAGATTTCTGCAAGGAATTTTCATGGGTGCTCAATGGACTGCTGGAACTGTATTAGCTTATGAGAACGCTCCAGCTAATTTAAGAGGCATTGTAACTGGGATTGTACAAGCTGGTTATGGAATAGGTTATGCCTTAACTGGGTTAACATACATTATCCTAGAAAACGAACCAAGATTATTCTTAATCACTGGTGCTTTACCCTTAATCTTACTACCTTACATAAAAATTATTAATGAAACTAAATTTTCTTCATTTACCTTTAAGCCCAGATATAACGATTACTTAAGTCTCTTGATCAAAGCTACTGCTGGCATGAGTGGTATGTTTCTTGCCTATTTTTCAGTATTCGGAAATTATACTTTAGTTGCTGAAAAATATTTGAATATGAATAGCATAACTTTGGGATTACTGATAACATTAAGTAACTTAGGACTAGCAGCATCTTTCATTTTATTTGGAAGACTTGCTGATAAAGTAGATAAAAGAAAGTTAATTTATATTGGTGTATCTGGATTACTAGTATCTTTACCGCTAGCTGTACCAATTTTTATTAAATCTATAATAATATCTGAGATTGGAATTTTGATTTACGCATTTTCCACAGGTTTTTGGCCTTTAATGCCATTATTACTAGCTGAAGCAGTTCCTACTGAAGTCAGAGGAATGTTATCTGGATTATCTTATAATATTGGCGGATTTGTAGGAGGGATAGGTAATATAATTCTAGGAATTATAGAAATAGAACTAGGATTAAGAGCTCTTATAGATACAATCAACTTTTTTGGATTTTTTGCTTTAGCATTAGTATTAGTTAGCGTAATAACGTGGCCAAAGAGCAAATCTCCTACCATCATCTATTCAGATTAG
- a CDS encoding RsmB/NOP family class I SAM-dependent RNA methyltransferase, with protein MEDFLSRVLYFAEKGYPLPVAYKKAKEVSRSVKDSYELARRLILSYYSLSGKSYRKKVREFLQKGVHIVLPEWFERELDGIYDIEKLKDSFLDRVIWIRVNTLKADEDKVIKSLENEGIILEKDKDIPYAYKVVKGDIRSTTAFKEFKVIIQDKASMAVIEALKPEKGELIFDMASAPGIKASLIMALTDNQSELVVSDIDRERLHKEIKFLHDVGVNMDKVHIIHQDSTSSSVIKADKVLLDAPCSSTGMISNEPTVLLKLTKQRVNELSELQRNLLNKALSISSYVIYATCSLLPQEGEYIVKEFNTKSPLNFAFSNSFGNRFIPYLHQSEGFFISKVSG; from the coding sequence GTGGAGGACTTCTTAAGCAGAGTGCTATACTTTGCTGAAAAGGGATATCCTCTGCCAGTTGCATACAAAAAAGCTAAGGAGGTGAGCAGAAGTGTAAAAGATTCTTACGAACTAGCTAGAAGGCTCATACTCTCTTATTATTCTCTATCAGGGAAAAGTTACAGGAAAAAAGTAAGAGAATTTTTACAAAAAGGGGTACACATAGTCCTACCAGAGTGGTTTGAAAGGGAACTAGATGGTATTTATGATATAGAGAAATTAAAGGACTCTTTTCTTGATAGAGTAATTTGGATAAGGGTAAATACGTTAAAAGCTGATGAAGACAAAGTGATAAAGAGTTTAGAAAATGAGGGTATAATATTAGAAAAAGATAAAGATATTCCATATGCCTATAAAGTGGTAAAAGGGGATATAAGAAGTACTACTGCATTTAAAGAATTTAAAGTTATTATACAGGATAAAGCGAGTATGGCGGTAATTGAAGCTCTAAAACCTGAAAAAGGAGAGTTAATATTTGATATGGCATCAGCTCCCGGAATAAAAGCGTCTCTGATTATGGCTTTGACTGATAATCAGAGCGAGTTAGTCGTATCTGATATAGATAGGGAAAGATTACACAAGGAGATTAAATTTCTTCATGACGTAGGAGTTAATATGGATAAAGTTCACATCATTCATCAAGATTCTACATCTAGCAGTGTAATTAAGGCTGATAAAGTACTCTTAGATGCTCCTTGTAGCTCTACTGGAATGATAAGTAATGAGCCTACAGTTTTACTTAAGTTAACAAAACAAAGAGTAAATGAATTATCAGAATTGCAAAGGAATCTACTTAACAAAGCCCTTTCTATTTCGTCTTATGTAATTTATGCTACTTGCTCGCTTTTACCTCAAGAAGGAGAATATATTGTAAAGGAATTCAATACAAAATCTCCACTTAACTTTGCTTTCTCTAATTCTTTCGGAAATAGGTTTATTCCCTATCTTCATCAAAGCGAAGGTTTCTTCATATCGAAAGTCTCTGGATAA
- a CDS encoding sugar nucleotide-binding protein, producing the protein MLVGITSEGELGENIAKFFDKVIVITSPQKVLEERPDVVIHTFEIPYLEANNNRPLAWNINTWYAINIGRAANRVKAVNVYLSTFMIFDGKKGYYSETSTPNPINYYGLTKLVGESGIMSLGNYLIIRLGLLYSMQYKGLLFPFIKGILRGKRAIRCNSNFYVSPISMNEASEIISLMVKKELRGVVNLGGKRKSLYEVCKELGEMFEVEVIPTEGKYYDFSLDTWLLNSLGFSVRS; encoded by the coding sequence TTGCTCGTAGGAATTACTTCTGAAGGGGAGTTAGGAGAAAACATAGCCAAATTTTTTGATAAAGTCATAGTTATAACTTCTCCTCAAAAAGTTCTTGAAGAAAGACCAGATGTTGTTATTCACACATTTGAAATACCTTACTTGGAGGCAAATAATAATAGGCCTTTGGCTTGGAACATAAATACCTGGTATGCAATAAACATAGGTAGAGCAGCAAATAGAGTGAAAGCTGTAAACGTCTACTTATCTACCTTCATGATATTTGATGGAAAGAAAGGATATTACTCAGAAACTTCCACACCAAATCCGATAAATTATTATGGACTAACAAAACTCGTAGGAGAATCTGGGATAATGAGTCTTGGTAATTATCTTATAATTAGACTGGGCTTACTTTACTCAATGCAATATAAAGGACTACTTTTCCCTTTTATAAAAGGTATATTAAGGGGTAAAAGAGCAATTAGATGTAATTCGAATTTTTATGTTTCGCCTATATCAATGAATGAAGCAAGTGAAATAATTTCCTTAATGGTAAAGAAAGAACTAAGAGGCGTAGTAAACCTAGGTGGTAAGAGAAAGAGCTTATATGAAGTCTGTAAAGAATTAGGTGAAATGTTTGAGGTAGAAGTTATACCAACTGAAGGTAAATATTATGATTTCTCATTAGATACGTGGCTATTGAATAGTCTTGGTTTTTCTGTCAGAAGTTAA
- a CDS encoding MFS transporter translates to MKLSDIFKPLDQRNFDVWHIKSLLTTGMGVFTDGYDLSSVGIVLAIVLSSFGITSKSPDYTLWQSLVSGSALIGAAVGAIIFGILSNRGRKTFYGIDVALLSVGALLQAFVSTPLELVIVRGLLGLGVGADYVLSPMIMAEHSNAKDRGKLLAFGFGLMWGFGATTAAAIALGLEALSVPTDVIWRVVLAAGAIPSASVIYLRRKIPETPRYLARIKGDVEKFREVVRTLANTDVHISKELKDANGFSAYFSKFWKTFLAACLLWFLFDIVAYSGILFGPTAIAKSIGINNSAIFQFIIEFGFTVPGGIIALLTLDRIGRKPMQTFGFFGMAISLLLFSLLKTSIPATTALILYGLQNLFSQAGPGSVSASGMLGVELAPTKVRGLVQSLTVASGRTGAALTAFVFPALFNTYGESFAVAFLSSVAFVAAVLTLIAVPETKGKPLEVSSQEDLIVQEI, encoded by the coding sequence ATGAAGTTATCAGATATTTTCAAACCCCTGGATCAAAGAAACTTCGATGTATGGCATATAAAGTCACTACTAACGACAGGTATGGGAGTTTTTACTGACGGATATGATCTCTCATCGGTCGGCATAGTCTTAGCAATAGTTCTCTCATCATTTGGCATAACAAGCAAATCACCAGATTACACTCTATGGCAAAGTCTAGTATCGGGATCAGCATTAATAGGTGCAGCAGTGGGAGCAATAATTTTCGGAATACTCTCTAATAGAGGTAGGAAAACATTTTACGGAATAGACGTTGCCCTTCTTTCTGTCGGTGCCCTATTACAAGCGTTTGTTTCAACTCCCTTAGAATTAGTGATAGTTAGAGGACTTTTAGGTTTAGGTGTAGGTGCTGATTACGTATTATCTCCTATGATAATGGCAGAGCATTCAAACGCTAAAGATAGGGGAAAGTTACTTGCTTTCGGTTTTGGTTTAATGTGGGGATTTGGCGCAACTACTGCAGCAGCAATAGCTCTAGGATTGGAAGCTCTTAGCGTACCCACAGATGTTATTTGGAGAGTCGTTTTAGCGGCTGGTGCAATACCATCAGCATCTGTAATTTATCTAAGAAGAAAAATACCAGAAACACCAAGATATTTAGCTAGGATTAAAGGAGATGTTGAAAAGTTTAGAGAAGTTGTAAGGACATTAGCTAATACTGATGTTCATATAAGTAAAGAATTAAAAGATGCTAATGGTTTCTCGGCATATTTTAGCAAGTTTTGGAAAACATTCTTGGCAGCATGCTTATTATGGTTCTTATTTGATATTGTAGCGTACTCAGGTATTTTATTTGGTCCAACAGCAATTGCAAAAAGTATTGGAATAAATAATAGTGCTATCTTTCAGTTCATTATAGAGTTCGGTTTTACGGTACCTGGTGGAATAATTGCATTGTTAACCTTAGATAGAATTGGAAGAAAACCTATGCAGACATTTGGTTTCTTCGGAATGGCTATCTCTTTACTTCTCTTCTCTTTATTAAAAACGAGTATACCGGCTACCACAGCACTAATACTCTATGGTTTACAGAATTTGTTTTCACAAGCAGGACCTGGTTCAGTAAGTGCTTCTGGTATGCTAGGTGTGGAACTAGCACCCACTAAGGTTAGAGGACTTGTTCAGTCTTTAACAGTAGCTTCTGGTAGAACAGGAGCAGCACTAACAGCTTTTGTCTTTCCAGCTTTATTTAATACCTATGGAGAATCTTTTGCCGTAGCATTCCTAAGTTCTGTTGCATTTGTTGCGGCCGTCTTAACGTTAATTGCAGTACCGGAGACGAAAGGAAAGCCATTAGAAGTTTCTTCGCAAGAAGATCTTATTGTTCAAGAAATCTAA
- a CDS encoding PaREP1 family protein produces the protein MLSRGDLVQASEKYYKAAEEAIKYLSKEKNTSCYLEFLKKKRWKAELLFKAAEELDKIFPGIWKAWKSAWFLHVYGFHEMSLNKEIIKFRGSKGAKNLAF, from the coding sequence TTGCTTTCTAGGGGTGATCTTGTTCAAGCTTCGGAAAAGTATTATAAGGCTGCAGAAGAAGCAATAAAATATTTAAGTAAAGAGAAAAATACTTCATGCTATTTAGAGTTCTTGAAAAAGAAAAGATGGAAGGCCGAATTGTTATTTAAAGCTGCAGAAGAGTTAGATAAGATATTTCCAGGGATTTGGAAAGCATGGAAAAGTGCGTGGTTTCTTCATGTTTATGGGTTTCATGAAATGAGCCTAAATAAGGAGATTATAAAGTTTAGGGGTTCAAAGGGGGCGAAAAACCTCGCCTTTTAA
- a CDS encoding RNA-guided endonuclease InsQ/TnpB family protein has product MPNVGFRFRAYADDQTIRALKAQLRLACEMYNTLRWADIYFYQRDGKGLTQTELRQLALDLRKQDKEYQQLYSQVVQQIADRYYDARDRFFKGLAHFPKEKKPHKYYSLVYPQSGWKILESREIRTKSRKNKKKLVLLRLSNLGVFKVIVHRDFPLDKVKRVVVKLTRSERVYVSFMVEGVEFSQLPKTGKVVAIDVGVEKLLTTSDGFYFPNLRPYEKALEKIRKLHKVLSRKEFLSKNWFKAKVKLARGYEHLKNLRQDLYMKLGKWFAQHYDVVVMEDIDVKQLVEESERKLRMRLHDVAFHELKRILGYQLEKYGKKLLLINPAYTSKMCAKCGYVKKELTLTDRVFSCPKCGWVTDRDYNACLNILKRSGWEPSLVPVELHPLPVAKSYGQGGAMKQEAPPFRAG; this is encoded by the coding sequence ATGCCCAACGTAGGGTTCCGCTTTCGTGCATATGCTGACGATCAAACAATTAGGGCGTTAAAAGCCCAGTTGAGGTTAGCATGTGAGATGTACAACACCCTACGCTGGGCAGATATCTATTTCTACCAAAGGGACGGAAAGGGTCTTACACAAACGGAGTTAAGACAACTCGCTCTAGATCTAAGAAAGCAAGATAAGGAGTACCAACAACTCTACTCACAAGTAGTACAGCAAATTGCCGATCGTTATTACGATGCTAGGGATAGGTTCTTCAAAGGTCTAGCACACTTTCCTAAGGAGAAGAAACCCCATAAGTACTACTCTCTTGTTTACCCACAAAGTGGATGGAAAATACTTGAGAGCAGGGAAATAAGGACTAAGAGTAGGAAGAATAAGAAGAAGCTGGTGTTATTGAGGTTATCAAATCTCGGCGTGTTTAAGGTCATTGTTCATAGGGACTTCCCGCTTGATAAAGTAAAGAGGGTGGTAGTTAAACTAACACGTTCAGAGAGAGTATATGTCTCCTTCATGGTTGAAGGTGTTGAATTCTCTCAACTCCCAAAGACTGGTAAGGTAGTTGCAATAGATGTTGGGGTAGAGAAACTCTTAACCACGAGTGATGGGTTCTATTTCCCTAACTTGAGACCTTATGAGAAGGCACTTGAGAAGATAAGGAAACTCCACAAGGTTCTCTCGAGGAAAGAGTTCTTGTCGAAAAATTGGTTTAAAGCAAAAGTGAAGTTAGCTAGGGGTTATGAACACTTGAAGAACTTGAGACAAGACCTCTATATGAAGTTGGGTAAGTGGTTTGCACAACATTATGACGTTGTAGTAATGGAGGATATAGATGTTAAACAACTGGTGGAGGAGTCAGAAAGGAAGTTGAGGATGAGGTTGCACGATGTTGCGTTCCATGAGTTGAAGAGAATACTAGGATATCAGTTGGAAAAATATGGAAAGAAACTGTTGTTAATAAATCCAGCATATACTTCAAAGATGTGTGCTAAATGCGGGTACGTAAAGAAAGAGTTAACTTTGACTGACCGTGTGTTCAGCTGTCCTAAGTGTGGTTGGGTTACTGATCGTGACTATAACGCTTGCTTAAACATATTGAAGAGATCGGGGTGGGAGCCATCCTTAGTGCCTGTGGAGCTCCACCCTCTACCCGTAGCGAAAAGCTACGGGCAAGGTGGGGCTATGAAGCAGGAAGCTCCGCCCTTCAGGGCGGGGTAG
- a CDS encoding nucleotidyltransferase domain-containing protein produces the protein MLKNARQYLKVIKKVCVNEISAECKVILFGSVARGNYRLDSDIDVLVIVLNIKDEWDRSKISVKLHKAINAWDPFEIHIVTPEEYKIWYSKFIDVWEEIT, from the coding sequence ATGTTGAAAAATGCAAGACAATACTTAAAGGTAATAAAAAAGGTATGTGTAAATGAGATATCAGCAGAATGTAAAGTAATACTCTTTGGCTCTGTAGCTAGGGGTAATTACAGACTAGATAGTGACATAGATGTTCTTGTAATAGTGCTTAATATTAAAGATGAATGGGATAGGAGTAAGATATCAGTGAAATTACATAAGGCAATAAATGCGTGGGATCCTTTTGAAATTCACATTGTCACACCAGAGGAGTATAAAATCTGGTATTCTAAATTCATTGACGTATGGGAAGAGATAACTTAG
- a CDS encoding 2-oxoacid:ferredoxin oxidoreductase subunit beta, giving the protein MVERKPVFVDWCPGCGDFGILRAEEMAIRELGIDPKSVVIVSGIGCSGKIPHFMNLPISGVHTLHGRSIAFATGIKLSNPSLEVIVNVGDGDGLGIGMGHFVHLGRRNIDIAVLVHNNGVYGLTKGQASPTLHRGEKTKSLPKPNIMDAVNPLAVALAAGYTFVARGYAYDVMHLKELIKKAILHKGSALVDILQPCPTYNDINTKEWYDKRVYKLDNVPSWDPVVRKEEEAQKKFEQAIMKSYEWGEKIPIGIFYQNELVPTFEDRLTSNIPNYREYYPAKQQIEINGISTTKIDELIKAKRI; this is encoded by the coding sequence ATGGTGGAGCGTAAACCTGTATTTGTAGATTGGTGTCCAGGCTGTGGAGACTTTGGAATACTGAGAGCTGAAGAGATGGCAATAAGAGAACTTGGAATTGATCCAAAATCTGTTGTAATAGTATCTGGAATTGGCTGCTCCGGAAAAATACCACATTTCATGAACTTACCTATATCCGGAGTCCATACTCTACACGGAAGATCAATAGCATTTGCTACTGGAATTAAACTATCTAATCCATCATTAGAGGTGATAGTTAACGTTGGAGATGGAGACGGTTTAGGAATTGGCATGGGACACTTTGTACATTTAGGAAGAAGAAACATTGATATTGCGGTACTAGTACATAATAACGGTGTTTACGGATTAACTAAAGGACAAGCTTCACCAACACTACATAGAGGTGAGAAAACAAAGTCCTTACCAAAACCAAATATAATGGATGCTGTAAATCCCCTAGCTGTAGCTTTAGCTGCAGGCTATACTTTTGTTGCTAGAGGATACGCATATGACGTTATGCATTTAAAGGAACTTATTAAAAAGGCAATTCTTCATAAAGGTAGTGCATTAGTAGATATTCTTCAACCTTGTCCTACATATAACGATATTAATACAAAAGAATGGTATGATAAAAGGGTTTATAAACTAGATAATGTACCAAGTTGGGATCCAGTAGTAAGAAAAGAAGAGGAGGCTCAGAAAAAATTCGAACAAGCCATAATGAAGTCTTATGAATGGGGAGAAAAAATACCTATTGGAATATTTTACCAAAATGAATTAGTACCAACATTTGAAGATAGACTTACATCAAATATACCAAATTACAGAGAGTACTATCCAGCTAAACAGCAAATAGAAATTAACGGTATTAGTACTACCAAAATTGATGAACTTATTAAAGCCAAAAGAATTTAG
- a CDS encoding 2-oxoacid:ferredoxin oxidoreductase subunit alpha, with protein sequence MTRIVWMIGGAQGLGVDTSANIFGNAVAKAGYYLFGNREYYSNIKGRHSYFEVVISEKPIRSLSSYVNILASFDAETVFQHFTEIKEYLIYNVEYENTTVDLVKSMEPEMAEQVKEALSKERLGFTIKDILEYLKRRGVKVIGFNYTELIKKIADAFKVPMSVVERAKNMIAVGASYGLLGLKFDYLKDAISSTFKNELFIKFNTMAAELGYNSVPNVYKLQEYKIEKPRIQVDGNTISAMGKLAGGLRFQSYYPITPASDESVYIEANQNLDMIVEGNELRKGGVVVVQAEDELAAINMAVGAALTGVRSATATSGPGFSLMSEGISWAGMNEVPVVITYYMRGAPATGLPTRSGQADLKFALNVGHGEFPRIVIASGDHVEIFWDAIWALNLAEKYQTPVIHIIEKTLANAYSVFEEELISNKPYVIERGKIVKPTSDYFNRFEVTEDGISPRVFLGQASIFYTGDEHNEEGHITENSINRMKMYEKRNKKLETADKEIPEEQRVNIVGDADIVLLTWGSPKGAILDAMEELSKDGIKTMMVQVKMFNPYPKNLMKKILSGKSKIIAVENNYNAQGAEVLAEKTGIFATNYILKWTGRPITREEVIEGIKKILERDEKRVVLYGGA encoded by the coding sequence ATGACTAGAATTGTTTGGATGATAGGAGGAGCACAAGGACTTGGAGTAGATACTTCAGCAAACATCTTCGGTAACGCTGTAGCAAAAGCTGGATATTATCTTTTTGGAAATAGAGAATATTACTCTAATATAAAGGGGAGACATAGTTATTTTGAAGTAGTAATTAGTGAGAAACCCATAAGAAGTTTATCATCTTATGTAAATATTTTAGCTAGTTTTGACGCTGAAACCGTCTTCCAACATTTCACAGAGATAAAGGAATATTTAATCTATAACGTTGAGTACGAAAATACTACTGTCGACTTAGTTAAATCAATGGAACCAGAAATGGCAGAGCAAGTAAAAGAAGCGTTAAGTAAAGAGAGACTGGGATTTACTATAAAAGATATACTAGAATACCTAAAGAGAAGAGGAGTTAAAGTAATTGGATTTAATTACACAGAATTGATAAAGAAGATCGCAGATGCTTTCAAAGTTCCTATGTCCGTAGTTGAAAGGGCTAAAAATATGATAGCTGTAGGAGCTTCTTATGGTCTACTCGGACTAAAATTTGACTATTTAAAAGACGCAATTTCTTCGACATTTAAGAATGAACTCTTCATTAAATTTAACACTATGGCGGCCGAATTAGGATATAATTCTGTTCCAAACGTGTATAAATTACAGGAATATAAAATAGAAAAGCCAAGAATTCAAGTAGACGGAAACACAATTTCAGCAATGGGAAAATTAGCCGGAGGATTAAGATTCCAGTCATATTATCCAATAACTCCAGCCTCAGATGAAAGTGTATATATTGAGGCTAATCAAAACCTAGATATGATAGTTGAGGGAAACGAATTAAGGAAGGGAGGAGTAGTTGTAGTTCAGGCCGAAGACGAATTAGCTGCAATAAATATGGCTGTTGGTGCAGCCTTAACTGGAGTTAGATCTGCAACAGCAACTTCTGGACCTGGATTCTCTTTAATGTCTGAAGGAATAAGTTGGGCAGGGATGAATGAGGTCCCAGTTGTAATTACTTATTATATGCGTGGAGCCCCAGCAACTGGATTACCAACAAGATCTGGTCAAGCAGATTTAAAGTTTGCCCTTAATGTTGGTCATGGAGAGTTTCCAAGAATCGTTATTGCCTCTGGTGATCACGTAGAAATCTTTTGGGATGCAATTTGGGCTCTGAATTTAGCTGAGAAATATCAAACACCAGTTATCCACATAATAGAAAAGACTTTAGCCAATGCATATTCAGTGTTTGAAGAGGAATTGATAAGTAATAAACCTTACGTAATTGAAAGAGGAAAAATAGTAAAACCAACAAGTGATTACTTTAATAGATTTGAAGTAACTGAAGATGGTATATCTCCTAGGGTATTCCTTGGCCAAGCTAGTATCTTCTATACTGGAGATGAGCACAACGAAGAAGGGCATATAACAGAAAATAGTATAAATAGAATGAAGATGTATGAAAAGAGAAATAAGAAGTTAGAAACTGCAGATAAAGAAATTCCAGAGGAACAAAGGGTTAATATTGTAGGTGATGCTGATATTGTCCTATTAACGTGGGGTTCACCAAAGGGTGCAATTTTAGATGCAATGGAAGAATTGAGTAAGGACGGTATTAAAACAATGATGGTTCAAGTTAAGATGTTCAATCCTTATCCTAAAAATCTCATGAAAAAGATTCTTTCGGGGAAGAGTAAAATAATTGCAGTTGAAAATAATTATAATGCACAAGGAGCTGAAGTTTTAGCGGAAAAAACTGGGATATTCGCAACAAATTATATATTAAAATGGACCGGAAGACCTATAACTAGGGAAGAAGTAATTGAAGGTATAAAGAAGATTTTAGAAAGAGATGAGAAAAGGGTGGTATTGTATGGTGGAGCGTAA
- a CDS encoding ABC transporter ATP-binding protein has product MINVFGLVKKYNKKEVLSNVSIEVNKGEFVSLIGPNGAGKTTLIRSILALIKPDKGEVRIMGKDPFKDKSIFKNLGYVQELPNLPPFMTGREVLMLSAKLKGAKKDDVDELLDIVGMAEFADRQIAKYSKGMTQRIAIAEALLGNPEVMILDEPNIGIDPIFSVKVREMFNKLKKNGSLILMTSHELEDVKKLSDRVYMIYKGKIVFEGSVEQLVREFLGINVIIETNEVEKVLNLVSSLEYVKRVYRENSRVVVSLSQDKREELLKYLIQSNISVKGFYLDLNLEEAYARAINSVGNNAL; this is encoded by the coding sequence ATGATTAATGTATTTGGGCTGGTAAAGAAATATAACAAAAAAGAAGTCTTATCTAATGTTTCTATAGAAGTTAATAAAGGTGAGTTTGTATCATTAATTGGTCCTAATGGTGCAGGAAAAACTACATTAATAAGAAGTATTTTAGCTTTGATAAAACCGGACAAGGGAGAAGTGAGAATAATGGGTAAAGATCCCTTTAAGGATAAGAGCATCTTTAAAAATCTTGGATACGTGCAAGAGTTACCAAATTTACCTCCCTTTATGACTGGAAGGGAGGTATTGATGTTATCAGCTAAATTAAAGGGAGCTAAAAAAGATGATGTAGATGAGTTGCTAGACATTGTTGGGATGGCCGAATTTGCAGATAGGCAAATTGCTAAATATAGTAAAGGAATGACTCAAAGAATAGCTATTGCTGAAGCATTATTAGGAAATCCGGAAGTTATGATACTTGACGAGCCCAATATAGGTATAGATCCAATATTTAGTGTAAAAGTTAGAGAGATGTTTAATAAGTTAAAGAAAAACGGTTCTTTAATTTTAATGACGTCACACGAGTTAGAGGACGTTAAAAAGCTCTCTGATAGGGTTTATATGATCTATAAGGGTAAAATAGTTTTTGAGGGTAGTGTTGAGCAACTAGTTAGAGAATTTCTCGGGATAAATGTAATTATTGAGACTAATGAAGTCGAAAAGGTTCTTAATCTAGTTAGTTCATTAGAATATGTAAAGAGAGTTTATAGAGAAAATTCAAGAGTTGTTGTATCTCTTTCACAAGATAAAAGAGAGGAATTGCTCAAGTATTTAATTCAATCTAACATTAGCGTTAAAGGTTTTTATTTAGATTTAAATTTAGAGGAAGCTTATGCTAGGGCGATAAATAGTGTTGGAAATAATGCTTTATGA